A region from the Musa acuminata AAA Group cultivar baxijiao chromosome BXJ1-10, Cavendish_Baxijiao_AAA, whole genome shotgun sequence genome encodes:
- the LOC135595943 gene encoding uncharacterized protein LOC135595943, whose translation MSLAIVDKKPQQHRRPGGFVAIFFRLLNWNRRLAKKNLSSRKPLPPVRAAKGSAKRFGADDKMPLAKLLLVDDDNGGCFPSNKNPETEVELGKLMRTPGLVARLMGLESMPVVAQERPRKATDSCCLNSESGSGQVPHRVDQDLCLEDGGSAKLEIRPQKLQKIGGFLERQPLDGARAKPGVLGKKVLSAPSKNKFHKLASPVKSPRLPSGGHHRSRLIKAATKILEPGLQSKNRAKPAISYKDSSPVDAEGTGVDTTLKNSNEPFRDPVSGTSYGNLGGGTLRSKQREEEPLRQKIVSSAFGMSRASCSRTVLVESSSTSLDMQGEQNRNRKTSMQSNTKDLAEMRNRGTNKIKPDGSATIFRRNQFRQNQSAMTRDKVPFGSKVSSRKQGRRDGNVSHGMKGSVFADNNMGSYSCVKSGYEKEGRRRALCDNTMENNMSRKRTINNFNVENVDVFHSVCAKLNVGSRLSNQKGIRRTSNTPLDKKLIKSESKNYNGDDFGFRANDIVSFTFNSPMKHVSRSSTHVKMHENNTKNEHISNGGRNDIIALDAHSKKLTYDRSTTLSGNELSNLLEEKIRELTSVDRSELVARDAWSASYILEELGAACTPEQNDHDHAGASSKKGIDLSDFSIPQSKEDRKFGRVAAVMAVDNNQLSPISILEASFSNESCSFVSLNGNSGSKLQFGLTESCNTTRSSHLDTDLLDSASSVDIRRSIIAKIRRLTYMSLNDFAVRSDGVGLSKTKLCEVRHAISSAVLLFETFTLDRSDGSVDMSLESFLLDMLQAIVNALRMGPKSDPGYTGINETDQLRELLFDCMIECLDSNYSCLCKSGYMTYTKLTFLLTREKLMREVHQDIKGWMDLAGKFLDDMVKNEMKTSAGKWADCMMEAFEAGMEIESNILQTLVDETVIDFC comes from the exons ATGAGTTTGGCCATCGTGGATAAGAAGCCGCAGCAGCACAGGCGGCCTGGTGGGTTCGTCGCCATCTTCTTCCGGCTCCTGAACTGGAACCGCCGGCTCGCCAAGAAGAATCTCTCCTCCAGGAAACCACTCCCTCCAG TTCGAGCCGCGAAAGGGTCTGCGAAAAGGTTCGGCGCCGATGACAAGATGCCATTGGCGAAGTTGCTTTTG GTGGATGACGATAACGGGGGATGTTTTCCGAGCAACAAGAATCCTGAAACCGAGGTCGAGCTTGGAAAATTGATGCGAACTCCTGGGCTGGTGGCCAGGCTGATGGGTCTCGAGTCCATGCCTGTCGTCGCGCAAGAAAGGCCGAGAAAGGCTACAGATTCCTGCTGCCTTAACAGCGAGTCGGGTAGTGGTCAGGTGCCACACCGGGTCGATCAAGATTTGTGCCTGGAAGATGGTGGGAGTGCGAAGTTGGAGATTAGGCCGCAGAAACTACAAAAGATTGGAGGGTTCTTGGAAAGACAGCCGCTTGATGGTGCCCGAGCAAAGCCAGGTGTGTTGGGCAAGAAGGTGCTTTCGGCCCCCTCGAAGAATAAGTTTCACAAGCTGGCTTCACCTGTGAAGAGCCCAAGATTACCATCAGGGGGTCATCATCGTTCTCGGTTGATCAAGGCTGCCACCAAGATTCTTGAGCCTGGATTGCAGTCCAAAAATAGGGCCAAGCCTGCTATATCTTACAAGGATTCTTCGCCGGTTGATGCAGAAGGTACTGGCGTTGATACCACCTTGAAGAACTCTAATGAACCATTCCGGGATCCTGTGTCTGGCACGAGTTATGGCAATTTAGGTGGTGGGACATTGAGATCAAAACAACGTGAGGAAGAACCTCTGAGACAAAAGATCGTTTCATCTGCATTTGGAATGAGCCGTGCTTCTTGCTCTCGTACTGTTCTTGTGGAAAGTAGTTCAACATCACTTGACATGCAAGGTGAACAGAACAGGAACAGAAAGACATCTATGCAAAGTAACACGAAGGACTTAGCAGAGATGCGCAACCGAGGTACAAACAAGATTAAGCCAGATGGATCAGCAACTATATTTCGACGGAATCAATTTAGGCAGAATCAGTCAGCTATGACAAGAGACAAAGTACCTTTTGGTTCCAAGGTTAGTTCTAGGAAGCAAGGGAGAAGAGATGGCAATGTGTCACATGGCATGAAAGGGTCTGTCTTTGCGGACAACAATATGGGCAGCTATAGCTGTGTGAAATCAGGGTATGAAAAAGAAGGTCGAAGAAGGGCATTGTGTGATAATACCATGGAGAACAACATGTCACGCAAACGAACAATCAATAATTTCAATGTCGAGAATGTTGATGTGTTCCATTCAGTCTGTGCTAAGCTAAATGTTGGTAGTCGTTTGAGTAACCAAAAGGGGATAAGACGTACCAGTAACACACCTCTGGACAAGAAACTTATCAAAAGTGAGTCAAAGAATTATAATGGTGATGATTTTGGTTTCAGGGCCAATGACATTGTTTCTTTCACATTCAATTCACCAATGAAGCATGTATCTAGGTCATCCACACATGTAAAAATGCACGAGAACAACACCAAAAACGAACACATTAGTAACGGTGGTCGGAATGATATCATAGCCTTGGATGCACATAGTAAAAAGTTGACATATGATAGAAGTACTACTTTAAGCGGGAATGAATTAAGCAACCTGCTTGAAGAAAAAATCAGGGAACTGACTTCCGTGGATCGAAGTGAATTAGTAGCTAGGGATGCATGGTCTGCTTCTTACATTCTCGAAGAGCTGGGAGCTGCCTGTACACCTGAGCAAAACGATCATGATCATGCTGGTGCATCTTCGAAGAAAGGCATAGACTTGTCTGATTTTTCTATCCCACAGTCAAAG GAGGACAGAAAATTTGGCCGTGTTGCTGCAGTTATGGCCGTCGACAATAATCAACTTAGTCCAATATCTATTCTTGAGGCTTCATTTTCAAATGAGAGTTGCTCTTTCGTAAGTCTCAATGGCAACTCAG GTAGCAAATTACAATTTGGGTTGACAGAAAGTTGCAACACAACGCGATCATCCCATCTGGACACTGATCTTTTAGATTCAGCTTCTTCAGTTGACATCAGGAGGTCTATTATAGCTAAGATCAGGCGTTTGACTTACATGAGTTTAAACGACTTTGCTGTTCGTAGCGATGGAGTTGGGCTCTCAAAAACCAAACTTTGTGAAGTGAGGCATGCCATTTCGAGTGCAGTATTGTTGTTTGAAACTTTCACCTTGGACAGGTCGGATGGTTCTGTAGACATGTCTCTAGAATCATTTCTTTTAGACATGCTGCAAGCGATTGTCAATGCTCTTCGTATGGGCCCGAAAAGTGATCCCGGTTACACAGGGATTAATGAAACAGATCAGCTCAGAGAGCTACTATTTGATTGCATGATTGAGTGCCTTGATTCCAATTATAGCTGTTTGTGCAAATCTGGTTACATGACATATACTAAACTAACTTTCCTTTTAACCCGAGAGAAGTTGATGAGAGAAGTTCACCAGGATATAAAAGGGTGGATGGATTTGGCAGGGAAATTTTTGGATGATATGGtcaagaatgaaatgaaaaccTCAGCTGGAAAGTGGGCGGATTGTATGATGGAAGCATTCGAGGCAGGCATGGAGATAGAGAGCAACATACTTCAGACTTTGGTTGACGAAACTGTGATAGATTTCTGCTGA